AGAGTCTAAAAAGGCTTGTGAAATGCTCGCGAACGCAGGTGTCCCAGTCGGGAACCAATCGGTCATCCTTGCCGGTATCAACGACAGTGTTCCGATTATGAAAAAGCTCATGCATGATCTCGTGAAAATTCGTGTACGACCATATTATATTTATCAATGCGATTTGTCCGAAGGAATTGGTCATTTCAGAGCACCTGTTTCTAAAGGTCTAGAAATTATCGAAGGATTGCGTGGTCATACTAGTGGCTATGCGGTACCAACTTTTGTCTTGGATGGTCCCGGAGGTGGCGGGAAAATTTCACTTCAGCCCAATTATTTAATTTCACAAAGTGCAGAAAAGGTTGTCCTCAGGAACTTTGAAGGAGTCATTACCTCCTATCCTGAACCAGAAAATTATAAGCCTGGAACAGCAGAGGCTTATTTTAAAGAGGTTTACCCAGATATGGAGGAAAAACGATCCAATATCGGGATAGCAGGAATTATGAATGACCAGCATTTTAATCTAGTTCCAGAGGGTCTAACAAGACTAAATCGTCGTAAAGAATACATTCAAAATCCTAACCATTCCACACTCAAGGACAAACGAAGTAAACGTGATGAATTGAAGGAAAAGAAATTCCAGGCATTGCAGAAAAAACCAGCCTCTGCTGAAAAAAATGAGTCTGATGGGAAGCAGCCTCAGGAGGAATAGAGGGATCAATATGGAATTATTATGTGAATGGTGTGGTCAGGCGGCCGAAAAAGGAGAGAATACCGTCTATTGGGAGCTGCCAGACGGCACTAGAGCGATTCAGATTACAGAAACACCGGCAGTTGCTTGCGAAGATTGTAAGATGGTATATCAAACTGATGAGATTATTAAGAAAATTGAGGATCAATTATTTTTAATTGATACAAAAAAAATAGGAAAATGTATCAGTTATGAGGAGTTAATGGCTCTTCCGAGACTTTTAAAGAGGAATTATTTTGACTTTTCATAATCAAAACCCCTATCTGCTGATAGGGGTTAATTTTTATCATTCTGTTTGGATGGATTTGGCAGCATTTTTTCTTGCTCTTAAAAATTTAACCAGGTTTAATACAATGGTCTTCATAACTGCGTAAAATGGAATAGCAAGTACCATTCCTAGCACGCCGGCTAAATTTCCGGCAGCCAGTAAAATGATAATAATCGTTGCTGGATGGGTGTCTAAGCTTTTTCCAAGAATAAGTGGTGATAATACATTTCCTTCAATCTGCTGCGCAATGAGAATAACAACAACTACTAATAATGCTTTCGTAGGTGAATCAAATAAAGCAACAATAACAGCTGGTGCTCCTCCAAGAATTGGACCGATATAAGGAATAATGTTGGTAAATGCTACGATTAAGGCCATGACGAGTGCAAATGGTAAATCAATGATGAGGTACCCGATAAATGCCAGTGTACCCACTGCCAAAGCTACAGTCACCTGTCCCTGAATATATGCAGAAAGAGTCTCCCCTGTCTCTTTCAGAATCGATAGTCCTTCCTCCCTGTACGCAGTCGGAAGAAATTTCGAGATAGCTGTAGGGAACTTGTGCCCATCTTTAAACATATAGAACAATAAAAAAGGAACCGTAACGAGAATAATCGCAATATTGGTAATCACACCAAGGATGTTCGTAATGCTGCCGGTAATCGTGTTTGGCAGGGTATTGGCGAATTCTATAAGCCTTTTCTGTATAGTCTCGAGAATATCCTTTTGCTCATCCATGATCCATTTAAATTCAGATGATTTCATAACACTGTCAATAAATTTCATGGTTTTGTCTGCATATACTGGAAGTTCGTTAGCAAGTGCGGTAAATTGTTTTGTAATAGCAGGAATTAGGTTTCCAATCGCAAGTACACAAAGGAGTATAAAGACAACATAGATGATAATGATGGCCAACAGCCTGGGAACTTTATGACGCTGTAGAAAATTAACAACTGGATTAAGTAAAAAGTAAAGAAAGCCCGTAATCAGAATGGGGAAAAAGATGGTTGAAAAAAAGATTCCGATTGGTTCAAATAAGAAGGATATCTTAGTT
This genomic stretch from Neobacillus niacini harbors:
- a CDS encoding YokU family protein; this translates as MELLCEWCGQAAEKGENTVYWELPDGTRAIQITETPAVACEDCKMVYQTDEIIKKIEDQLFLIDTKKIGKCISYEELMALPRLLKRNYFDFS
- a CDS encoding AI-2E family transporter gives rise to the protein MAKKKFQYWLIQVLLILTIIWVSTKISFLFEPIGIFFSTIFFPILITGFLYFLLNPVVNFLQRHKVPRLLAIIIIYVVFILLCVLAIGNLIPAITKQFTALANELPVYADKTMKFIDSVMKSSEFKWIMDEQKDILETIQKRLIEFANTLPNTITGSITNILGVITNIAIILVTVPFLLFYMFKDGHKFPTAISKFLPTAYREEGLSILKETGETLSAYIQGQVTVALAVGTLAFIGYLIIDLPFALVMALIVAFTNIIPYIGPILGGAPAVIVALFDSPTKALLVVVVILIAQQIEGNVLSPLILGKSLDTHPATIIIILLAAGNLAGVLGMVLAIPFYAVMKTIVLNLVKFLRARKNAAKSIQTE